A window from Neobacillus sp. PS3-40 encodes these proteins:
- a CDS encoding VIT1/CCC1 transporter family protein, producing the protein MDKHSHEEKHFMSSDLIRDIVIGMSDGLTVPFALAAGLSGAVDTTALIMTAGGAEIAAGSIAMGLGGYLAGKTDAEHYETELKREQREVIEVPDKEEEEVAEVFREYGLEEEQIKSITATMRKNPDQWVDFMMKFELGLEKPEPSRARNSAITIAISYIVGGLIPLSPYIIISDPASALKMSVIFTLIALMIFGYIKGRFTGTTPWKNAVQTTIVGGLAAAVAFGLARLLS; encoded by the coding sequence ATGGATAAACACAGTCATGAGGAAAAGCATTTCATGAGTTCGGATCTTATCCGTGATATCGTAATTGGCATGTCTGACGGTCTGACGGTTCCATTCGCTTTGGCAGCAGGTTTATCAGGCGCAGTTGATACTACAGCATTAATTATGACAGCTGGTGGAGCAGAAATTGCGGCAGGCTCTATTGCAATGGGACTTGGTGGATATTTGGCTGGAAAAACGGATGCGGAGCATTATGAAACGGAATTAAAACGGGAACAACGAGAAGTAATTGAGGTCCCTGATAAAGAGGAAGAAGAGGTAGCTGAAGTATTCAGGGAGTATGGCCTAGAAGAGGAACAAATAAAATCTATTACAGCTACAATGAGAAAAAATCCTGATCAATGGGTAGACTTTATGATGAAGTTTGAGCTTGGCTTGGAGAAACCAGAACCTAGCAGGGCAAGAAATAGTGCAATAACAATTGCAATTTCCTATATAGTCGGGGGACTTATACCTTTGTCACCATACATAATCATTTCTGATCCTGCCTCTGCCTTAAAAATGTCCGTTATCTTTACATTGATTGCTCTAATGATATTTGGATACATAAAAGGTAGGTTTACAGGAACTACTCCATGGAAGAACGCGGTACAAACGACGATCGTTGGTGGCTTAGCGGCAGCTGTTGCATTTGGGCTTGCGCGCTTGCTCTCGTAA
- the megL gene encoding methionine gamma-lyase, whose translation MSQNRFKNMETAVIHTGYDSQQHSGSLTPPIYQTSTFTFETAEQGENRFAGNEDGYIYSRLGNPTVKVLEERIAALEEGERGLAFGSGMAAVSAILLALTKSGDHIICTQGLYGCTFGLLQMMKNKYKISHDFSVMDTEESIEKYITPETTCIYVETPINPTMKLIDLEMVVKIAKKHNLQVVVDNTFCSPYLQKPLTLGCDFVIHSATKYICGHGDVVAGLAVGRKEIMDEISMTTQKDIGGIISPFDAWLLIRGMKTLPIRMDRHSENTEKIAELLKTHPIIEEIFYPGDKTNPQFAIMEKQMKKPGGMISFTIKGEKREAQKLMNQLRLIKIAVSLGDAETLIEHPATMTHAVIPEDSRKEMGITDTMLRLSIGLEAWEDIWEDLKQALDSI comes from the coding sequence ATGAGTCAAAATCGATTTAAAAACATGGAAACAGCTGTTATTCATACTGGCTACGATTCACAGCAACATTCTGGAAGTTTAACACCACCAATCTATCAAACTTCCACATTTACCTTTGAAACAGCAGAACAAGGCGAAAATCGCTTTGCAGGTAACGAAGACGGGTACATCTATTCAAGACTAGGAAACCCTACGGTAAAAGTTTTAGAAGAAAGAATTGCGGCACTTGAGGAAGGTGAACGAGGGCTCGCTTTTGGTTCAGGAATGGCTGCTGTATCGGCAATTTTATTAGCCCTTACTAAGTCTGGGGATCATATTATCTGTACCCAAGGACTCTATGGCTGTACATTTGGATTACTACAAATGATGAAAAATAAATATAAAATTTCACATGATTTCAGTGTGATGGATACAGAAGAATCAATCGAAAAGTATATCACTCCTGAAACAACTTGTATCTATGTTGAAACACCAATAAACCCAACTATGAAACTAATTGATTTAGAAATGGTTGTAAAAATAGCAAAGAAACATAACTTACAAGTAGTAGTCGATAATACGTTTTGTTCACCCTACCTTCAAAAACCATTAACATTAGGCTGTGATTTTGTCATTCATAGTGCGACAAAATATATTTGCGGACATGGTGATGTTGTGGCAGGATTAGCTGTTGGTAGGAAAGAAATCATGGATGAAATTTCGATGACTACGCAGAAAGATATCGGTGGAATTATCTCTCCATTTGATGCATGGCTGCTAATAAGAGGAATGAAGACATTACCTATTAGAATGGATCGCCACTCGGAAAATACTGAAAAAATTGCAGAATTACTGAAAACACATCCAATAATAGAAGAAATCTTCTACCCTGGAGATAAAACAAATCCGCAATTTGCAATAATGGAAAAGCAAATGAAAAAACCAGGTGGAATGATTTCCTTTACAATTAAAGGGGAAAAACGAGAAGCTCAAAAATTAATGAATCAGCTAAGGTTAATTAAAATTGCCGTTAGCCTGGGAGATGCTGAGACGTTAATTGAACATCCTGCAACGATGACACATGCTGTAATTCCAGAGGATTCAAGAAAAGAAATGGGTATTACAGATACAATGTTGCGTTTATCGATCGGATTAGAGGCTTGGGAAGACATATGGGAAGACCTAAAACAAGCACTTGATTCTATATAG
- a CDS encoding C45 family peptidase, producing MKEIYSEVIQFRGTHYDFGFMEGEKLIDSLTVKNREIQWKVRKPRFTVNVEEARLAITKFAPGVWDELLGLQDGLKWPIERVLMEFGGYRLDYVRSGCSILTGDHYLMRNYDYHPKTYEGRYTIFQPTDKGYAIIGPSQRVTGRMDGMNEKGLALGYNFMHRKDPGIGFICCMIGRLILESCGSVLEAVSMLKEIPHRHSFSYIVYDRSGETYVVETSPRGIEVRQSTACTNHFELMKHENRNHLVDSIRRLDIIKEHQGNIIDANQAFRLLNDTDKGLFSDLYSSWAGTIHTTAYFPREMKAWIALGGDRQPIQFDFAKWLAGQDFEIDRIIGEIDTDIPFVHMDEHADWFRK from the coding sequence ATGAAAGAAATATATAGTGAAGTAATTCAATTTCGGGGCACACATTATGATTTTGGATTTATGGAAGGTGAAAAATTAATCGATTCTCTTACAGTTAAAAATCGGGAAATTCAGTGGAAGGTCAGGAAGCCGAGGTTTACCGTTAATGTTGAAGAGGCAAGATTGGCAATAACGAAATTTGCGCCGGGCGTTTGGGATGAATTACTTGGATTGCAAGATGGGTTAAAATGGCCAATTGAACGTGTATTGATGGAGTTTGGGGGTTATCGCTTGGATTATGTTCGTTCAGGTTGCTCCATTTTGACAGGTGATCATTATTTGATGCGCAATTATGATTACCATCCAAAGACATATGAAGGTCGATACACCATTTTTCAACCAACAGATAAAGGGTACGCAATTATTGGTCCAAGTCAACGCGTAACAGGACGAATGGACGGAATGAACGAAAAAGGGCTTGCGCTTGGTTATAACTTTATGCACCGAAAAGATCCTGGAATTGGATTCATTTGTTGCATGATTGGAAGACTTATTTTAGAATCTTGTGGAAGTGTTTTGGAGGCCGTCTCGATGTTAAAAGAGATCCCTCACCGCCATTCGTTTAGTTATATTGTCTATGATCGAAGTGGTGAGACCTATGTTGTCGAAACATCTCCGCGTGGTATTGAGGTGCGTCAATCTACAGCCTGCACCAATCATTTTGAACTAATGAAGCATGAAAATCGGAACCATCTTGTGGATTCTATTCGACGATTGGATATTATAAAAGAACATCAAGGGAATATCATAGATGCTAACCAAGCATTTCGGTTGCTAAATGATACCGATAAAGGGTTATTTTCGGATTTATACAGTAGTTGGGCAGGGACCATTCATACAACAGCCTATTTTCCAAGGGAAATGAAAGCGTGGATTGCCTTAGGTGGTGACAGACAACCCATTCAATTTGACTTCGCCAAATGGCTGGCTGGACAAGATTTTGAGATAGACCGGATAATTGGAGAAATAGATACAGATATACCATTTGTGCATATGGACGAACACGCGGATTGGTTTCGAAAATAG
- a CDS encoding DEAD/DEAH box helicase codes for MNIKVNQKIIQEMCGLVSFKRGDAFYRANKVIFETYGPGGCEATVTGGMEDFHVTIEQVENGGFHTKCSCPTLASFAKDCQHIAAVLLSVYEHQRRGTIPLDQSKRQPDTLTNTKLSEGLLTIFNEKPIRSSMHQLHFEKRKVLDVEFTCKPVNIGKGQVLFGISAKVGPINVQNIREFLEQIKEGNSCLLSLSFTYDPIHYCFQKETDDVIHQLIQVIVDEKVYIDELLDKQEYVGDSHVLLIPTSSWNRLFPLLESAPFVKLEYDGNSFDGIRLSKEPLPLQIDFEETEGSGYQLRINGLNQMIVLYPYQSVLFKGKLIKLKSEDCKRLLDLKQMIEQSGINRIPIFEEQLNLFLEKVVPGLRKLGDVKISGALAKKFVSTPLIAKLYLDRVKNRLLAGLEFHYENNVMNPLESRELQINSMLIRDLEKENVIQKLMEEGSFAKTDGGYFLHNEELEYEFLYNIVPKLQKLVQIYATTAVRNRIFGGNARPQIRVKFKKERTNWLEFKFEMDGIPEKQIREILQALEEKRKYYRLRNGALMSLETREFEEINRFLNALPVQNDDLEKGLNLPIVRGLPLLDTVDESNTFTLEESFLQFVEGIRNPDSLKFKVPKSVEPILRDYQKHGYKWMKALASYGFGGILADDMGLGKTLQSITFILSVLPDIRKKKLPVLIVCPSSLTYNWLSEFIKFAPDVQAVVIDGNKTERFMLQKDATDTDVIITSYPLLRRDILWFEKKNFHTVFFDEAQFFKNPVTQTARAVKKIQADNRFALTGTPVENSLEELWSIFHVVFPELFQGIKEYSNLPRKTIARRIRPFLLRRLKEDVLSELPEKIESMDSAEMLPEQKKLYAAYLAKLRHDTLKHLDKDTLRKNRIKILAGLTRLRQICCHPALFVDGYKGSSAKFEQLKQILEESNLSGRRVLIFSQFTKMLKIIGKDLAFQGQPFFYLDGQTPSEQRLEICNRFNTGERDIFLISLKAGGTGLNLTGADTVILYDSWWNPAVEEQAADRAHRIGQTNVVQVIKLVARGTIEEKINELQEKKKHLIEEIIDPKQKATSTLTEEDIREILMI; via the coding sequence TTGAATATAAAAGTAAACCAAAAAATCATTCAAGAAATGTGCGGGTTGGTCTCCTTCAAAAGAGGGGACGCTTTTTATCGAGCTAATAAAGTAATATTTGAAACGTACGGTCCTGGTGGGTGTGAGGCAACTGTAACGGGGGGGATGGAAGATTTTCATGTCACCATTGAACAGGTTGAGAATGGTGGATTTCACACGAAATGCAGCTGTCCAACGCTTGCTTCCTTTGCAAAGGATTGTCAGCATATTGCAGCTGTCCTACTTTCAGTTTACGAACATCAGCGTCGCGGAACCATCCCTTTGGACCAAAGCAAACGACAGCCTGACACTTTAACAAATACGAAACTTTCTGAAGGTTTGTTGACTATTTTTAATGAAAAGCCTATTCGTTCAAGCATGCATCAGCTCCATTTTGAAAAAAGAAAAGTGCTTGATGTGGAATTTACATGTAAGCCTGTCAACATTGGAAAGGGACAAGTCCTGTTCGGAATATCAGCTAAGGTTGGTCCAATAAATGTGCAAAATATCCGAGAGTTTTTAGAACAAATAAAGGAAGGCAATTCCTGCTTGCTCTCCCTTTCATTTACGTATGACCCAATCCATTATTGCTTTCAAAAAGAAACGGATGATGTCATTCATCAACTTATTCAAGTAATTGTAGATGAAAAGGTGTACATTGATGAGTTGTTAGACAAACAAGAATATGTAGGTGATAGTCACGTATTACTGATTCCAACATCCTCATGGAATAGACTTTTTCCTCTATTAGAAAGTGCACCATTCGTGAAGCTTGAGTATGACGGGAATTCATTTGACGGTATTCGCTTATCCAAGGAACCTCTGCCTTTACAAATTGACTTTGAAGAAACTGAGGGAAGTGGCTATCAACTAAGGATCAACGGGCTAAACCAGATGATTGTATTATATCCATATCAATCTGTCCTATTTAAAGGAAAACTAATAAAGCTGAAAAGTGAAGACTGTAAACGGCTTTTAGACCTAAAGCAGATGATAGAACAATCAGGAATAAACAGAATTCCTATTTTTGAGGAACAGCTGAACCTTTTCCTCGAAAAAGTGGTTCCAGGTTTAAGAAAACTTGGCGATGTAAAAATATCAGGGGCTCTAGCCAAAAAATTTGTGAGTACACCATTAATTGCTAAATTATACTTGGATCGTGTGAAAAATCGACTGCTTGCGGGGCTAGAGTTTCACTATGAAAATAATGTAATGAATCCATTAGAAAGTCGGGAACTTCAAATTAACTCGATGCTGATTAGGGATCTGGAGAAAGAAAATGTAATTCAAAAGCTGATGGAGGAAGGTTCGTTTGCAAAGACAGATGGCGGATATTTTTTGCATAATGAAGAGTTAGAGTATGAGTTTTTATACAATATCGTTCCTAAGCTTCAGAAGCTTGTGCAAATCTATGCAACAACGGCGGTAAGAAACCGAATATTCGGGGGGAATGCCCGTCCCCAGATTAGGGTAAAGTTCAAAAAAGAACGCACCAATTGGCTTGAATTTAAATTCGAGATGGACGGAATTCCTGAAAAACAGATACGTGAAATTCTTCAAGCTCTTGAGGAAAAACGGAAATATTACCGACTACGGAATGGAGCGCTTATGTCGCTTGAGACAAGGGAATTTGAAGAAATTAATCGTTTTTTGAATGCACTTCCGGTTCAAAATGACGATCTGGAAAAGGGTTTGAATCTACCAATCGTTCGAGGCTTACCGCTTCTTGATACTGTTGATGAAAGCAATACCTTCACGTTAGAGGAATCGTTCCTTCAGTTTGTGGAAGGCATTCGCAATCCAGATAGTTTGAAGTTTAAAGTTCCGAAAAGTGTAGAACCAATATTGCGAGACTATCAAAAACACGGCTATAAATGGATGAAAGCACTTGCTAGCTATGGTTTCGGGGGTATTCTTGCAGATGATATGGGACTGGGTAAAACGTTGCAAAGTATCACGTTTATTTTATCAGTTCTGCCTGACATTCGTAAAAAGAAGCTACCGGTTCTGATTGTTTGCCCATCATCTTTGACATATAACTGGCTAAGTGAATTTATAAAATTTGCACCGGATGTGCAAGCCGTTGTTATTGACGGAAATAAAACAGAAAGATTTATGCTTCAAAAGGATGCAACAGATACGGATGTTATCATTACCTCCTATCCGTTATTGCGAAGAGATATATTGTGGTTTGAGAAAAAAAACTTTCATACAGTGTTTTTCGATGAAGCTCAATTCTTTAAAAACCCCGTGACACAAACAGCACGAGCAGTGAAGAAGATCCAAGCAGATAATCGCTTCGCGCTAACGGGTACACCAGTAGAGAATTCACTTGAAGAATTGTGGTCTATTTTTCATGTTGTCTTTCCCGAACTGTTTCAAGGAATAAAGGAATACAGTAACCTCCCAAGGAAAACCATTGCCAGAAGGATTCGTCCATTTTTGCTGCGGAGGTTGAAAGAGGATGTGCTTTCAGAGCTGCCTGAAAAAATAGAATCGATGGATTCAGCGGAGATGCTTCCTGAGCAGAAGAAACTTTATGCTGCATATTTGGCAAAACTCAGGCATGACACGTTGAAGCATCTTGATAAAGATACACTTCGGAAAAATCGTATTAAAATCTTGGCTGGGTTGACTCGGTTACGTCAGATTTGTTGTCATCCTGCACTGTTTGTGGACGGATATAAAGGAAGCTCTGCTAAATTTGAACAACTGAAGCAGATTTTAGAAGAATCCAATCTTTCTGGAAGAAGGGTACTGATCTTCTCGCAGTTTACAAAAATGCTTAAAATCATTGGTAAAGATTTAGCATTTCAAGGACAGCCTTTTTTCTACCTTGACGGCCAAACACCATCAGAACAACGTCTGGAAATATGCAATCGATTTAATACGGGTGAACGAGATATATTCCTCATTTCCTTGAAAGCAGGCGGAACAGGGCTTAATCTGACAGGTGCCGATACCGTTATCCTCTACGATTCGTGGTGGAACCCTGCAGTCGAGGAGCAAGCAGCTGATCGTGCACACCGGATTGGTCAGACAAATGTCGTCCAGGTGATCAAACTTGTTGCCCGTGGAACAATCGAAGAAAAAATAAATGAACTACAAGAAAAAAAGAAACATCTAATTGAAGAAATAATCGATCCTAAGCAGAAAGCCACATCAACACTAACCGAAGAGGATATTCGGGAGATATTGATGATCTAG
- a CDS encoding ABC-F family ATP-binding cassette domain-containing protein produces MSILTVKDLSHGFGDRAIFDNVSFRLLKGEHIALVGANGEGKSTFMNIITGQLQPDDGKVEWSKNQRVGYLDQHAVLQKGMTIRDVLKTAFQYLFDVEANINTIYGKMADISPEEMEKLLDEVGTLQDILTNNDFYIIDAKVEEVARGLGLDDVGLEKDVHDLSGGQRTKVLLAKLLLEKPDILLLDEPTNYLDEQHIEWLRRYLQEYENAFLLISHDIPFLNSVVNVIYHLENQELNRYVGDYNSFLVTYEAKKLQVEAAFKRQQAEISNLKDFVARNKARASTSNLAMSRQKKLDKMDVIELAQERPKPDFRFKEARTSGKLIFETKELIIGYDEPLSKPLNLHIERGQKIALVGANGIGKTTLLRSILGEIDALSGTLERGEHQYIGYFEQEVKTANQNTCIEEVWNEFPHLSQGEVRAALARCGLTRKHIESKISVLSGGEKSKVRLCKLLNRESNILVFDEPTNHLDVDAKAELKRALKSYKGSILLISHEPEFYQDVVTDIWDVETWTTKAI; encoded by the coding sequence ATGAGTATATTAACGGTTAAAGACCTAAGCCACGGCTTTGGCGATCGTGCCATCTTTGATAATGTATCCTTTCGCTTGTTAAAAGGAGAACATATAGCTTTAGTCGGTGCAAACGGTGAAGGGAAATCAACATTTATGAATATCATCACAGGGCAACTTCAGCCTGATGATGGAAAAGTTGAGTGGTCTAAGAATCAACGAGTCGGTTATCTCGATCAACATGCTGTTTTACAAAAGGGAATGACTATCCGTGATGTCTTAAAAACGGCTTTTCAATATCTCTTTGATGTCGAGGCGAATATTAACACTATTTATGGAAAAATGGCTGACATTTCACCAGAAGAAATGGAAAAACTATTGGATGAAGTTGGCACGCTCCAAGATATTTTAACGAATAATGACTTTTACATTATTGATGCAAAAGTCGAAGAAGTTGCGCGTGGACTAGGCCTTGATGATGTAGGTTTAGAAAAAGACGTTCATGATTTAAGTGGTGGGCAAAGAACAAAGGTTTTATTGGCAAAGCTTTTACTTGAGAAACCTGATATTCTCCTTTTAGATGAGCCTACTAACTATTTAGATGAACAACATATTGAATGGTTAAGACGTTATCTGCAAGAATATGAAAATGCATTTTTATTAATTTCTCATGATATTCCATTTCTTAATAGCGTTGTAAATGTGATCTACCACTTAGAAAATCAAGAATTAAATCGCTATGTAGGAGATTACAATAGTTTTCTTGTAACATACGAAGCAAAAAAATTACAAGTTGAAGCAGCTTTTAAGAGACAGCAAGCAGAGATTTCCAATCTAAAGGATTTTGTTGCCCGTAATAAAGCAAGAGCATCCACTAGTAATCTTGCTATGTCAAGACAAAAAAAGCTTGATAAAATGGACGTGATTGAGTTAGCACAGGAAAGACCAAAACCTGATTTCAGATTTAAAGAAGCAAGAACCTCAGGTAAATTAATTTTTGAAACAAAAGAATTAATCATTGGGTACGATGAGCCGCTCTCTAAACCATTAAACCTTCATATCGAGCGGGGCCAGAAAATTGCGTTAGTAGGAGCTAACGGGATCGGTAAGACTACACTCCTTCGTAGTATTCTTGGAGAAATAGATGCCCTTTCTGGGACACTTGAGCGCGGTGAACACCAGTATATTGGTTATTTTGAACAAGAAGTAAAAACAGCAAATCAAAACACGTGTATCGAGGAAGTATGGAATGAATTCCCTCATTTAAGCCAAGGCGAAGTACGTGCTGCGCTTGCAAGATGTGGTCTAACAAGAAAACATATTGAAAGCAAGATCTCCGTATTAAGCGGGGGCGAAAAATCGAAGGTTAGGTTATGTAAGCTCCTCAACAGGGAAAGCAATATTCTTGTTTTCGATGAGCCCACAAACCATTTGGATGTAGATGCAAAAGCCGAACTTAAACGGGCGTTGAAATCGTATAAGGGAAGTATTCTCCTTATCTCACATGAACCTGAATTCTATCAAGACGTGGTAACAGATATTTGGGACGTAGAAACTTGGACAACTAAAGCAATCTAA
- a CDS encoding DUF4181 domain-containing protein, translating into MYGVEPTFWLRLISLLAFVLLLLVSFNTIMRKWLKIERKKFFSYNHVNEKHKKIDWTIRITTIVSILSGYVINIMRDPINWLWFLQPWFIIFIFIVVSETVRAVMERKYAENPNAYKLTISQIIFVLILFFTLFKTDFFGLV; encoded by the coding sequence ATGTACGGGGTAGAGCCTACTTTTTGGCTAAGATTAATATCGTTGTTAGCTTTTGTTTTATTATTGTTGGTTTCGTTTAATACAATAATGAGAAAATGGCTAAAAATTGAGAGAAAGAAATTCTTTTCATATAACCATGTTAATGAGAAACATAAAAAAATTGATTGGACAATTAGAATTACAACAATAGTAAGTATCTTGTCAGGATATGTTATAAACATTATGAGAGACCCTATAAATTGGCTTTGGTTTTTACAACCGTGGTTTATAATATTTATTTTTATTGTTGTTTCTGAAACGGTTAGAGCAGTTATGGAACGAAAGTATGCAGAAAATCCTAATGCCTATAAATTAACAATTAGTCAAATAATATTTGTTCTTATATTGTTCTTTACATTATTCAAGACTGATTTTTTTGGATTAGTATAA
- a CDS encoding IS110 family transposase codes for MNPVVGLDVAKGESQVQAFLDKSKPYGKSFSMRHTSEDLDHFIGFLKEIEEVTGQMPMVILESTGHYHSPVVQYMEEHGILYILLNPIISYQAKKSSLRKVKTDAIDAYQLCVLYYKEDFEAHRNRGIQLLNLRNLSRQQEIVTNMYVEAKLHFHTILDQVFPEYRKVFGDLYSKVSLLMLKEYPTSESILTAGESKLVGSVMEFCPSRSGQWAREKAKKIMDSASRNPFKKVVYESHLINLRMYVELLFHYQGHLSDLEDRIVTLANEVEEYKIIQSIPGIGEKIAATIISEIGEIDRFNHPKKLVAFAGVDPSVHSSGKFTATINRITKRGSSRLRHSLYLAVLCGIRSSRNKKLKEFYDKKKSEGKPAKVAIVACINKLLHWIYALLKRKEEFLDLG; via the coding sequence ATGAATCCAGTAGTTGGTCTGGATGTAGCAAAGGGAGAAAGCCAAGTTCAGGCGTTTTTAGATAAATCAAAACCGTATGGAAAAAGCTTTTCAATGAGGCATACAAGTGAAGACTTAGATCACTTTATAGGCTTTTTAAAAGAGATTGAAGAGGTGACCGGGCAAATGCCTATGGTCATATTAGAATCTACGGGGCATTATCATTCGCCTGTTGTTCAATACATGGAGGAACACGGGATTCTATATATCTTACTAAATCCTATTATTTCTTATCAGGCAAAAAAGTCTAGTTTACGTAAGGTAAAAACAGACGCAATCGATGCGTATCAGTTGTGTGTACTTTATTACAAAGAAGATTTTGAAGCTCATAGAAATAGAGGGATTCAACTCTTGAACCTTCGGAATTTGTCAAGACAACAGGAGATTGTAACAAATATGTACGTGGAAGCTAAACTTCATTTTCACACCATTTTAGATCAAGTGTTTCCTGAATACCGGAAAGTTTTTGGAGATCTATATTCAAAGGTTTCTTTATTGATGTTAAAGGAATATCCCACTTCTGAGTCCATATTAACAGCTGGAGAAAGTAAATTGGTAGGGAGTGTTATGGAGTTCTGTCCTAGCCGATCTGGGCAATGGGCAAGGGAAAAAGCAAAAAAAATAATGGACTCCGCATCTCGAAATCCATTTAAAAAAGTCGTGTATGAAAGTCACTTAATTAATCTGCGTATGTATGTTGAGCTGCTTTTTCATTACCAAGGTCATCTTTCTGATTTGGAAGATCGTATCGTGACCTTGGCAAATGAAGTGGAAGAATACAAGATCATCCAATCGATTCCGGGAATCGGAGAAAAAATCGCTGCAACGATTATCTCTGAGATTGGTGAAATCGATCGGTTTAATCATCCTAAAAAACTCGTTGCCTTCGCTGGAGTGGATCCAAGTGTTCACTCATCGGGCAAGTTTACGGCAACAATCAATCGAATTACCAAAAGGGGTTCAAGTAGACTACGCCATTCCCTGTATCTTGCCGTTTTATGTGGCATAAGGAGTTCAAGAAACAAAAAGCTTAAAGAATTCTATGATAAGAAAAAATCAGAAGGAAAGCCTGCTAAAGTGGCAATCGTTGCCTGCATTAATAAACTTCTTCATTGGATTTACGCTTTATTGAAGAGAAAAGAAGAGTTCCTTGATTTAGGTTAA
- a CDS encoding SRPBCC domain-containing protein, whose amino-acid sequence MVNNLNQSFEFTRVIDAPRELVFKAWTELGHFAKWWGPKGFTLEVVIMDARSGGRFLGFLTSPDGNLVMWRKFTYQEVVEPEKVSYIQSFSDEQGNTVGAPFSGSWPLEIMNVIKLEDDEGKTVLKLKGCPVNASAEEQESYNGMAPMLQQDLEGTFDKLADYLVSLN is encoded by the coding sequence ATGGTTAACAATCTGAATCAATCATTCGAATTTACGCGTGTAATCGATGCCCCTCGCGAACTCGTATTTAAAGCATGGACAGAGCTCGGGCATTTCGCGAAATGGTGGGGACCAAAGGGATTCACCCTTGAAGTCGTTATAATGGACGCTCGATCAGGTGGTCGGTTTTTAGGTTTTCTGACGTCTCCTGACGGAAATCTAGTTATGTGGAGAAAATTTACATATCAAGAGGTCGTCGAACCTGAGAAAGTGTCTTATATCCAATCCTTTTCCGATGAGCAAGGCAATACGGTCGGAGCGCCTTTTAGTGGGAGCTGGCCTCTTGAAATTATGAATGTCATAAAGCTTGAAGATGACGAAGGTAAAACTGTTTTAAAACTGAAAGGTTGCCCTGTGAACGCTTCCGCTGAGGAACAAGAATCCTACAACGGTATGGCTCCAATGCTTCAACAAGATCTTGAGGGTACTTTCGATAAACTTGCCGACTATCTTGTCTCCCTGAATTAG
- a CDS encoding kinase: protein MESKLIIIRGNSGSGKTTTAKSLQNHLEHGTLLVSQDIVRREMLKVHDREGNLSIDLIRQIAEYGKDKCEFVIVEGILYKSRYGEMLNNLIQFFNQKTYTYYFDLSFEETVIRHNSSSKKMEFGEDSLRAWWNPNDYLGVDGEMILTNHMS from the coding sequence ATGGAATCTAAGTTAATTATCATACGAGGAAACTCTGGGAGTGGAAAAACAACGACTGCGAAAAGTCTTCAAAATCATTTGGAGCATGGAACGCTCTTGGTTTCACAGGATATTGTTCGCCGTGAAATGTTGAAAGTTCACGATAGGGAAGGGAACCTTTCAATTGATTTGATTCGCCAAATCGCAGAATATGGTAAAGATAAATGTGAATTTGTTATTGTGGAAGGAATCTTGTATAAAAGTCGTTATGGTGAAATGCTGAATAACTTAATCCAGTTCTTTAACCAAAAGACGTATACTTATTATTTTGATTTATCCTTTGAGGAAACAGTCATACGTCACAACTCTAGTTCGAAAAAGATGGAATTTGGAGAAGATTCTTTGCGTGCCTGGTGGAATCCAAACGATTATCTTGGCGTGGATGGAGAAATGATATTGACTAATCATATGTCATAA
- a CDS encoding DUF6440 family protein, with protein sequence MGSKRFEYIFIQGSLETFRIIRDNETGVLYLRNYSGAGGGF encoded by the coding sequence ATGGGTAGCAAACGATTTGAATATATTTTTATTCAAGGAAGTCTAGAAACTTTTAGGATTATTCGTGATAACGAGACGGGGGTTTTATACTTGCGTAATTATTCTGGTGCTGGTGGTGGATTTTAA